The genomic interval tctaatttaaccacttaaatgccaattccaattatttactaattaaaaattaattattaaataatattgtcatttaatatatttattaattagaattatcaaagtctcttaattaatatataagacctacgatctcttttcttcacatttcaGCCCTTGCagagtaaaaattcataaactagacatagtctaattttagaattataattgattaagtaaaattaattaactaagtcttacaagcattatggtctcaactagtatggggaccatgggcctatataaccgagcttccaataagctgatctagaatttaccaagtaaattcactaacttattaaatcctcattgcatccactcatagaactcagaattgcactctcagttacattgAACGCTCTATaggttccacgatatagatacgctattaattatccattgttataatcccaataatcaatgatcctctatagatgatctacattgcatagggataaaattaccgttacaccgtttcaatgtattttatccttaaaacacttgccacctataaatgatattttagtgaaataatataaacactaaaatgagatctcaaccatttatctctatttagcaaagctcgaaggaaatcatcgtttcacttctaaatacctatagaagctatagattccatatctatgtttagcgctcccactcaattgtactatcatgttcccaaaatgtacgtatcaccctgaccaaaaagtaggcttaactaacaaatcaaagaacacgaataacactcttgagatcgaatctaatcatgtcaggattaagatcatttgatctaagatcaactaggtgatattgaattgaatagatattacggtaaatttatcatctCTAAtacaagttcaatatcggtcccttccaatgtatactccatacatccgatacttgtaaactttgccaataccctggaaaggacataacacttatccaaggtgtaagtatacctatcgctgattatcatgccagtctaaatccagtgaactgacaaattagggaattaaacttttgaacatataaacatgattatattcaaatgtgctgacaacactataatcaaaaataaatacatatgttctggacttagaatttatacataaaatcatgaaataaatcatgtgaaccatgcaacataaaatgtgatttctgatctttattaattagtaaatttgattatattgaaatgagttttatttttcaaatagtttattttgtaatatttaaatttattaaattataaaactaagaatataatactaggaatatctatttttttaaaaaaaattcaagatattatattatattatcttattagaaatttaaataatttaaattttgaataaacttaaaatttaaaacattggttagatttttgaatttaagttagaatttaggaaatttaggagtttgttagtttttgaattttttaaatattctctaacaacctaaatttaaattctagttaagttttttttttaaaaaaaaatttaattatttttttaaattttaaaatagagaaatctTAGCCTACTTCTAGATTATTTGTTACTTGTTTttggtttgtattgtttgattatttaattatatattcaaaaaaaaaaatttacgaacctattatttatttgatctaaattgctatgattaacttgttgacagatccaatgatcttattttaatcatagttcaattatcaatagatcttataaataatttgaaacaagtaaattttgcaatttctttcatctgtgtaaacctagtaacatgatagggtccatctaAATCATTTGAGCTTtctgagcctatatgtttgcttttatgtcgtttaaatttattaattaaatggactaggttgttaaaataaaatttcacttaggtaattttatttaggcccaattagaattgggcttattcaattaataaaaattatttatttaatggttaagttcttctcctttgggccttgtgtgagagttagggggcctttgtagtgggtacgacatactaaacccaaccctccctcacatgaaccaccccaattgtgaaggctcatttaccttatttaaataattgtattaggttaattatattagtctaacttaattaaaattgaattagcaacataattaactttaaaatatatgaaatttatttttcattgaatattttaaagttaattttagaaaaacacttagttaattgaaatatattctagatagtaatttctagtgattagttatattttctaatatttaattaggaaaatattttaagttgaaaatcaattatttattaattaattttgaatcaacttaattaagaatatttttcctagtattaaattagatttaataattaagtttattttatacttgattatttaattcttatatttaatacatttaattaaactgaaaattaaatatttaagttgatttcattcttgatacttaaatattattatttttcggaatatttaattaaatagaaaattattttaagttggaaatttttaatttcagaacaatttaaatttgaataatttttcaaaatatattttaatttaaattttttatatagaattcgaaagtgtatttttatttaaaggcagaaaattttgaatttttgaaaaatagattaaagttgaaaattaattattttttaattaattttcaaccaacttaaatcaataaatttttcatttaaataattaattaaaataaatgaactaaaatacataataattagaaaataaattaattagtcaacgaaagtctagatagttattgttGTTTGctttaagtatttttctagtgatatttaattaaatagaaaattaatatttaatttgattttaatcatgatacctaaatatttgaaaaatttcttaatatttaattaaataggaaaattatatttgtgttgaaaattaattttttaaaattaattttggaccaacataaaattagaataatttttcaagatttattttattttattttatagaattttcgaaaattatatttattttaaatacattaatttttgaaatgcaatatatatttatagaaaattaaatttgagttgtaaattaattattaattaattttgatacaacttaaattgaataattttcgaaatatttattgaaaattattactaaggtggaaaataatttaatttattttcaatccatctaagtataattttataaatattaaattaaaatttatatttagaattttattctaaattggaaattttaattaaataaatatatatttaagatagatagattaaaataaatattagaagaaaatacattttaaataatgagttatattattagaatattcgatttccattgttggttctacatagttcttgttttagtgagtaatcctccctaatggaggaacgttcattaacaatttaacgccgtagaatctcgaaagataagcattatttgtaagtattttatttttagtatggatcaccctaatgctggcgactattagtaagacttacaaaagtatgaaacaacggtagaagctcataagatagaatagccttgactctcgcctaaacgggacaacgctggattctgatcttgatcgaataaaaggttgctagaatgtttatcattttagatgagctgacaactctattcaatggatgatatctttgactctcacctaaacgggacactgatatcagtttgttgaagaccttggaaattatttaggattgtaggttttagtattttcgcttgtcattcctacttgctatgtgctaataatttttgaatgagattttgtgttgaaccttacttgatttctgtttattgttatttgtagtaTCCAACATGACAATGACCAACCCTATggtgtcactgttgactgataaTAAGTTGAATGGATTTAACTTTAccaaatggagagagaacattaaatggctctcattggtgaaaatgccctgtttgtgttaactgaagcGACTCCTAAGCAGCCGGGTGAGAATGCAACCAAAGCAATAAaggagaagttcgagcgttggcagaatgccaacaacaaagctcgatacttcatgctgtctagcatggttgacaccttaaaaacaaggtttgctatcactctcacggctgcagaaatcatgaaccagttaactgagctattcgggaTGGCATCAATTCAAGCTCGCTTTGAGGCGACAAAGTATTTCATCAATGCACGAAGTGAGTCTCATCAgaacgtgcgtgatcaccttctccagatgatAAGTTACTTCCAAGAAGCTGAGAATCATGGAGCTGTtatggatcagacaactcaagtgagtctgaTCTTGAACAGTTTGACTCCAGCCTTTCTACCTTttacttcaaattatgtcatgaacaagttgGAACTTGACTTTCACGAGTTGGTCAACAACCTTCagacatttgaaaatttgattggaggaccacagAAAGGAGGATCTAAAGCTCCTAATTCTGGGAATGCTAATGGGGCGGCTAAGGCTGAGGCAAACATTGCCTTTACTTCCAAACCCAAcaacaagaagaagtggaagaatagcaagaagcatgttcaagctgtgaaaacagttaaaaagaaaaaggctgctACTCCCGGTGATAAGTcaaaaggaaaatgcttctattgcaatgaaaagggccactggaaaccccaatgccctaagtttctagcaaagaaacaatgtatttctttatatgatataaactcatgtattttagagaattattatccccttgggttattaattctggacctacttaccatgtttatttttcttcttatttcagctcCAGCTGCTTGAACTTGGATTGCTATCCTAGCGAGTTGAGTCAGACGATTGGACAAATGGGTGGAGATAGTCCAagattgaagatgaagctcagaatcttctttattatatatatttttgaattaattgtttcaattcttgaacaatttggatttcaattattggtttgggatttttattccctaattttcatattattgcagacaattcattttattttggagaatattataataaagttttctcttttggaaatgaattacatttatgaattgagcttcatttactttatcttgtgtatgcctataccaattatatttatatgtttataatattttttatgtgtttgtgttttattattgatacacattttatggtattttaAACTCTACAAAGATGAATGCCACATAAACActtagaatttcaattctatgtttatgaattattgttaattctaaaacaattattaagaatttgttaataaaaagatcttttgatctgataggggtggaagaagttaagaataatatgcagttcaatgatcttttatatctattgaactctagattatattcataactccacatgatctctatatacttaaggGTGGACTATACTATTGAAATatgtagttcattttgaactctatactatactcaatacaccacaGTATCTCTATGGCacacatattttaattaaacatggatgtaatataatgaaCAAAATTAGCAAATTATTTTAGAACATATTCTTGATCTTAATTTCTGTTCCAATTAATATATTACTCTTGTAATAACAATTGATACCAATAAAAATTCTTGGTCATAGTATCACAATACCttatttgagtgggagaattttaaaattctaaacccatcttcattttgatgacacttgtgataggaactttaaTACAcaactgagaaagtaaatctaccattcatatggatagaaataacttatcagaattttgAGAATAAGATAATAGAATTCTtccatagtctattcgaatgacttaggCAAAAATTCCTAATCCTCGTGAATAGTTTTATGGTATCTCTAgtgattacttaatcttaagcAAGTATTGAACATTAAGTTAAAATACTAGATtgttatgttgatgacttagtctaaaAGGAACTTATaatttcagactaagataatatgtcacaacaagatatccctcaaaaacaatagtaagaggttaaatgtacttctatgtatgaatttaaccagactcctattgttgagtgggagccatttGAGAAgtaatcaaacaaggaacataaggagacaatcaagaaagattgttgaatgtgacctatatgttagatgataGGGATGTATATATTAGAAgtccttatatctacaccaactcataaaggatccgagatggtggttactctgggggtggaggaattattctagaagagtgttaaaaccaatctataataatttaagctTCATCAGTGAAGATACATAActttgtaatttcgaaatactgaaagttattcaactgaagaaaattctacactatgTTGTATCTATTCTATTTTAGATagaatgagagatatgtcttctgtttattcagatgcacttaataagcagtaaagAATTCAGTATCCCTAGATATGTAATGCACATAGTAAATAatgttgcataatgttttatggtcacaaaggaagtaatggtggagaaagcagtAGCTTGCCACAGACTTACAGTTCCAGAAATTTgggttgagtcaaatatactacacttgatctgaagatcaagacaatagattgattgaaatgcactacttgttttatgttagtgcaagtgggagtttgttgggattttatgccctaaataaaacccatttcaatctaatctgatttgttatcaatgaaagattagaagtcatttatctttacatgtagttttcatgtttatatggtttaatatatacaaaatctagTAAGTcctgaacatatagtcattcaaagttacagtgatgtcaacacagtagaatgtgattgtgattatatgcttcaaaagacaaagtTCCTGATTCATCGATTACTcgaatttacactgatgtgataatcagcgatgaagtatacttacattttggataagtgctatgttctttccagaacattggcaaagtatactagtttcagatgtatggagtatacattggactgggaccgatattgatcttggtaaagatattataatcttaccgttgtatctttctaagtcaatatcactagttgatcatTAGattaaaagatcttaatcctgacatgcttaggttcaatctcaggagtgttattcatgttctttgatttgttagttaagcctactttctggtcagggtgatacgtacattttgggaacatggtagtatgattgagtgcgagcgctaaacatagatatggaatctatagcttctataaggacatagaagtgaaacgatgatttccttc from Cannabis sativa cultivar Pink pepper isolate KNU-18-1 chromosome 4, ASM2916894v1, whole genome shotgun sequence carries:
- the LOC133036911 gene encoding uncharacterized protein LOC133036911, translated to MNQLTELFGMASIQARFEATKYFINARSESHQNVRDHLLQMISYFQEAENHGAVMDQTTQVSLILNSLTPAFLPFTSNYVMNKLELDFHELVNNLQTFENLIGGPQKGGSKAPNSGNANGAAKAELQLLELGLLS